In Mycetocola zhujimingii, one DNA window encodes the following:
- a CDS encoding GAP family protein — MGSVIGEILTAAIGIALSPVPLVAAITLMLVPKSVPAGLGFLGGWLLGVIVPVVAVTAIANVLPEDAGDDSTPIAGIVRLVLGALLVYLAVAQWRLRPLPGRAGVLPRWMAAAEEMTVAQGLTLGFGLAALAPKNLALGIAAGLTIGGAELNLRDTIVSVLIFVVIAISTVLITIVGYQMATDAWQKPLADLRTWLVRNGPTVLAVAMLLLGAELIGDGISSF, encoded by the coding sequence ATGGGTTCGGTGATCGGCGAAATTCTCACGGCCGCTATTGGTATAGCACTCAGCCCGGTGCCGCTCGTGGCGGCGATCACGCTGATGCTGGTCCCGAAGTCTGTGCCCGCCGGTCTGGGTTTCCTGGGCGGGTGGCTGCTCGGCGTGATCGTGCCCGTTGTCGCCGTCACCGCGATCGCCAACGTCCTGCCGGAAGACGCCGGCGATGACTCGACGCCGATCGCGGGAATCGTCCGGCTCGTGCTCGGCGCGCTCCTCGTTTACCTCGCCGTCGCACAGTGGCGACTCCGCCCGCTGCCCGGTCGAGCGGGCGTGCTGCCACGGTGGATGGCCGCTGCCGAGGAGATGACCGTCGCGCAGGGGCTCACGCTCGGTTTCGGACTCGCAGCGCTCGCGCCCAAGAACCTGGCGCTGGGAATCGCCGCCGGACTGACCATCGGCGGTGCCGAACTCAACCTCCGCGACACGATCGTCAGCGTCCTGATCTTCGTCGTCATCGCGATTTCCACCGTGCTGATCACCATCGTCGGCTATCAGATGGCAACGGATGCCTGGCAGAAACCGCTTGCGGACCTGCGCACCTGGCTCGTCCGCAACGGACCGACCGTGCTCGCGGTTGCGATGCTCCTTCTTGGCGCCGAACTCATCGGGGATGGCATCAGCTCGTTCTGA
- a CDS encoding MFS transporter → MSVSATIPSQAPANPKSRVVLASLIGTTIEFYDFYVYATAAVLVFPYLFFPAGNETTALLSSFAIFGAAMVARPLGAVFFGHLGDRVGRKTTLVAALLTMGIATFLIGLLPTYLVIGWFAPLLLVVLRLAQGFALGGEWSGAALVATENAPAGKRAWYGTFPQLGAPIGFIIANGLFLLIAFALPSEDPSRPSDAFLDWGWRIPFLFSAVMVIVGLWVRLRLVESDAFTKTVKSGKVSKLPLKLVFKTNWRELILGTFFMLATYVLFYLMTTFSLSYGRAPVDPAEGQQPGLGYSYNTFVLMLIAGVVFFGIFTLLSGPWADKFGRRKTLIIVTSGIIVFGLLWVPLLSGGFVGVMAFLIIGFSLMGMTFGPMGALLPELFPTNVRYTGSGISYNVSSILGAAVAPFIAVWLWAEADGSPVLVGVYLAVMGVITLVALIIGKETKDVDIDR, encoded by the coding sequence ATGTCAGTCTCAGCCACCATCCCCTCACAGGCTCCGGCCAACCCGAAGTCGCGCGTTGTCCTTGCGTCACTCATCGGGACGACCATCGAGTTCTACGACTTCTACGTTTACGCGACGGCCGCCGTCCTGGTCTTCCCGTATCTCTTCTTCCCCGCAGGCAACGAGACCACCGCGCTGCTGTCGTCATTCGCCATCTTCGGTGCCGCCATGGTCGCCCGCCCGCTCGGAGCCGTCTTCTTCGGTCACCTCGGTGACAGGGTCGGGCGCAAAACCACACTCGTTGCAGCCCTCCTCACCATGGGTATCGCCACCTTCCTCATCGGTCTGCTTCCCACGTACCTCGTCATCGGCTGGTTCGCCCCGCTGTTGCTCGTCGTGCTGCGCCTCGCCCAGGGCTTTGCGCTCGGCGGCGAGTGGAGTGGCGCGGCGCTCGTCGCGACCGAGAACGCACCCGCGGGCAAGCGCGCCTGGTACGGCACCTTCCCGCAGCTCGGCGCTCCCATTGGTTTCATCATCGCGAACGGCCTGTTCCTTCTCATCGCTTTCGCTCTCCCCTCCGAAGACCCGTCGCGACCGTCTGACGCGTTCCTCGACTGGGGCTGGCGCATCCCGTTCCTGTTCTCGGCCGTCATGGTCATCGTCGGACTCTGGGTACGACTCAGGCTCGTCGAGAGTGATGCCTTCACCAAGACCGTGAAGTCCGGCAAGGTCTCCAAGCTGCCGCTCAAGCTGGTCTTCAAGACCAACTGGCGCGAGCTCATCCTCGGCACCTTCTTCATGCTCGCCACCTACGTGCTGTTCTACCTGATGACGACGTTCTCGCTGAGCTACGGCCGTGCACCCGTTGACCCGGCGGAGGGCCAGCAGCCCGGCCTCGGCTACAGCTACAACACCTTTGTGCTCATGCTCATCGCCGGCGTGGTCTTCTTCGGTATCTTCACCCTGCTGTCCGGCCCGTGGGCAGACAAGTTCGGCCGCCGCAAGACACTGATCATCGTCACGTCGGGCATCATCGTGTTCGGTCTGCTCTGGGTCCCCCTCCTCAGCGGTGGGTTCGTCGGCGTGATGGCGTTCCTCATCATCGGGTTCAGCCTCATGGGTATGACCTTCGGTCCGATGGGTGCGCTCCTCCCCGAGCTGTTCCCGACCAACGTCCGCTACACCGGATCCGGCATCTCGTACAACGTGTCGTCGATCCTCGGCGCCGCTGTCGCTCCGTTCATCGCCGTGTGGCTGTGGGCTGAAGCCGACGGAAGCCCGGTCCTCGTCGGTGTCTACCTCGCCGTCATGGGCGTCATCACACTGGTGGCGCTCATCATCGGCAAGGAAACCAAGGACGTCGACATCGACCGATAG
- the ribH gene encoding 6,7-dimethyl-8-ribityllumazine synthase, translating into MSGHGSPAIAASGDGLNIVVVAGQWHTEITDGLIAGATKALDESGATHTLVRVPGSFELPVAAKVALEAGADAVVALGVIIRGGTPHFEYVSDAATSGLTHVTLQTGKPVGFGVLTLDDEQQGLDRAGLPGSKEDKGREAAEAAVATAVLLRQLRG; encoded by the coding sequence ATGAGTGGACACGGCTCCCCCGCTATCGCCGCGAGCGGCGACGGACTCAACATCGTCGTGGTGGCTGGCCAGTGGCACACCGAGATCACCGACGGGCTGATCGCGGGAGCAACGAAGGCTCTCGACGAATCCGGAGCGACCCACACGCTGGTCAGGGTTCCTGGCAGCTTTGAGCTGCCCGTCGCGGCGAAGGTCGCCCTGGAGGCCGGGGCTGATGCGGTCGTCGCGCTCGGTGTGATCATCCGCGGCGGCACGCCGCACTTCGAGTACGTATCGGACGCCGCGACCTCGGGTCTCACGCACGTCACGCTCCAGACGGGCAAACCCGTTGGCTTCGGCGTGCTCACCCTCGACGACGAGCAGCAGGGACTCGACCGCGCCGGCCTGCCAGGCTCGAAGGAGGACAAGGGTCGCGAAGCCGCCGAGGCTGCCGTCGCCACGGCCGTGCTGCTCCGACAGCTGCGCGGATAG
- the ribB gene encoding 3,4-dihydroxy-2-butanone-4-phosphate synthase — MSLATIPQALRALREGKPVLVADDEGRENEGDIILSAELATRDWVAWTVRHSSGYICAPMSNELADRLELPIMVAASQDIRRTAYTITVDAAEHVTTGISAADRATTLRVLGNPGVLATDLIRPGHIVPLRAVDGGVRERAGHTEAAVELMKLAGLSPVGAICEVIDENGDMMRLPGLIELGLEHDLPVITIAALIDFVTDHEADSHPSEELAPVAPSSPVLFEVETNVPTTHGTFRMRAYRDRNTGADHVAIIAGDPKPGALVRVHSECLTGEAFGSLKCECGPQLDAALDTIRRHDGVVVYLRGHEGRGIGLINKLRAYQLQEEGLDTLDANLALGLPGDARSYQAASAILQDLGLTEIRLLTNNPEKARQLEEFGIAVTERVPLVVGVGALNESYLQTKRDRMGHEYTPTQIMAEGQEAGTRS; from the coding sequence ATGAGCCTCGCCACAATCCCCCAGGCGCTTCGAGCGTTGCGCGAGGGAAAACCGGTGCTCGTCGCCGACGATGAAGGCCGCGAAAACGAGGGAGACATCATTCTCTCCGCCGAACTCGCCACCAGGGACTGGGTCGCCTGGACCGTCCGACATTCCAGCGGCTATATCTGCGCTCCGATGTCGAACGAGCTCGCCGACCGACTCGAGCTTCCGATCATGGTTGCCGCGAGCCAGGACATCCGCCGCACGGCATACACGATCACCGTCGACGCCGCCGAGCATGTCACGACGGGCATCAGCGCGGCCGACCGCGCGACGACACTGCGGGTACTGGGCAACCCGGGCGTACTGGCGACGGACCTCATCCGCCCGGGGCACATCGTGCCGCTCCGCGCCGTCGACGGAGGAGTACGGGAACGGGCCGGTCACACCGAAGCCGCCGTCGAACTGATGAAGCTCGCCGGGCTCAGCCCCGTCGGCGCCATCTGCGAGGTCATCGACGAGAACGGCGACATGATGCGCCTGCCCGGCCTCATCGAGCTCGGACTCGAGCATGACCTTCCCGTCATCACGATCGCTGCGCTCATCGACTTTGTCACCGACCACGAGGCCGACTCGCACCCGTCGGAGGAACTGGCACCCGTTGCGCCGTCTTCTCCCGTTCTCTTCGAGGTCGAGACGAACGTGCCGACAACGCACGGCACCTTCCGCATGCGTGCGTACCGGGACAGGAACACGGGGGCCGACCATGTCGCCATCATCGCGGGCGACCCGAAACCGGGCGCGCTTGTTCGCGTGCACTCTGAATGCCTGACCGGCGAAGCGTTCGGTTCGCTCAAGTGCGAGTGCGGCCCACAGCTCGATGCAGCACTCGACACCATCAGGAGACACGACGGTGTTGTCGTCTATCTGCGCGGCCACGAGGGTCGAGGCATCGGACTGATCAACAAGCTGCGTGCATACCAGCTGCAGGAGGAGGGACTCGATACCCTCGACGCCAACCTCGCGCTCGGGCTCCCGGGAGATGCCCGCAGCTACCAGGCGGCATCCGCCATTCTTCAGGACCTCGGGCTGACCGAGATCCGCCTGCTCACCAACAACCCGGAGAAGGCCCGTCAGCTCGAAGAGTTCGGCATCGCCGTCACCGAACGGGTGCCGCTCGTCGTCGGCGTTGGAGCGCTCAACGAGTCGTATCTCCAAACCAAGCGCGACCGGATGGGTCACGAGTACACACCGACACAGATCATGGCCGAAGGCCAGGAAGCAGGAACCCGCTCATGA
- a CDS encoding riboflavin synthase → MFTGIVEEMGEVVAVDRSTDAARITVRGPVAVTGARHGDSISVSGVCLTVVDRTDETFTVDVMAETLRMSTLNDVAPGRAVNLERAAEVGGRLGGHIVQGHIDGTATILDVTDGSAWRVVRFSLAPELAPLVARKGSIAVDGISLTVSDVSPPAETDQWFEVSLIPETLSATTLGARGVGDTVNIETDIVARHVERMLALRSTAERMPTIQLAGERSDA, encoded by the coding sequence ATGTTCACCGGAATCGTTGAAGAGATGGGCGAAGTCGTCGCCGTGGACCGCTCGACGGATGCCGCTCGCATCACCGTGCGGGGGCCGGTCGCCGTGACCGGTGCGCGCCACGGAGACTCGATCAGCGTGTCGGGCGTATGCCTGACGGTTGTGGACCGCACCGACGAGACCTTCACCGTCGACGTGATGGCTGAGACACTCAGGATGTCCACACTCAACGACGTCGCCCCCGGCCGCGCCGTCAACCTCGAGCGGGCCGCTGAGGTCGGCGGACGCCTTGGCGGCCACATCGTGCAGGGCCACATCGACGGGACCGCGACGATCCTCGACGTGACCGATGGCAGCGCCTGGCGCGTGGTGCGTTTCAGCCTTGCGCCGGAGCTCGCCCCCCTCGTCGCCAGGAAGGGATCCATCGCCGTCGACGGCATCTCCCTCACCGTGAGCGACGTGTCGCCCCCCGCCGAGACCGACCAGTGGTTCGAGGTCTCCCTCATTCCCGAGACGCTCAGCGCGACCACCCTCGGCGCGCGCGGCGTCGGAGACACCGTCAATATCGAAACCGACATCGTCGCACGGCACGTCGAGCGGATGCTCGCCCTGCGGTCGACGGCAGAACGGATGCCGACGATTCAACTCGCCGGCGAAAGGAGCGACGCATGA
- the ribD gene encoding bifunctional diaminohydroxyphosphoribosylaminopyrimidine deaminase/5-amino-6-(5-phosphoribosylamino)uracil reductase RibD yields MVSDTAEATAGAGSAAIEAAMRQAFTLARRGPKRGVNPRVGCVITDADGAVIAEGWHRGAGTAHAEVDALSHLDGPLPAGSTAVVTLEPCNHTGRTGPCTQALINRGISRVVYSVADPGRHSGGGAERLRAAGVDVIPNVLTAEGEALIADWLRAARLGRPYVTAKWAQSLDGRSAAADGSSQWITGPVARTDVHRRRGDADAIAVGTGTVLADDPALTARAEDGTLLPDQPIPVIFGTRAVPSNARLLAHPHPPVFLSGTDLAADLESLAERGIRSLFVEGGPTLISALTAAGLVDEYLLYVAPTLLGGPRTALGNIGVGSIDEMRRLEIESVETLGDDRLIVAFPKGNH; encoded by the coding sequence ATGGTGAGCGACACCGCCGAAGCGACTGCCGGCGCCGGCAGCGCTGCCATCGAGGCGGCCATGCGCCAGGCTTTCACCCTCGCTCGCCGCGGGCCGAAACGCGGAGTGAACCCGCGGGTGGGCTGCGTCATCACCGACGCGGACGGCGCCGTGATCGCTGAAGGCTGGCACCGCGGCGCCGGCACTGCACACGCCGAAGTCGATGCACTTTCTCACCTCGACGGGCCGCTTCCGGCCGGATCGACAGCGGTGGTCACCCTCGAACCGTGCAACCACACAGGGCGAACCGGTCCGTGCACGCAGGCGCTCATCAACCGGGGAATCTCGCGCGTCGTGTACTCGGTCGCCGACCCCGGCCGGCACTCCGGCGGCGGCGCCGAACGCCTCCGGGCCGCTGGCGTCGACGTGATCCCGAACGTGCTCACGGCCGAGGGAGAGGCGCTCATCGCCGACTGGCTGCGCGCCGCACGCCTCGGACGCCCCTACGTGACCGCAAAGTGGGCACAGTCGCTCGACGGCCGCAGCGCTGCCGCCGATGGCTCGAGCCAGTGGATCACCGGACCGGTTGCGCGAACGGATGTTCACCGCCGACGCGGGGACGCGGACGCAATCGCCGTCGGCACGGGAACGGTGCTCGCCGACGACCCAGCTCTTACCGCCCGCGCTGAGGACGGCACGCTTCTCCCCGACCAGCCCATCCCCGTCATCTTCGGGACGCGCGCGGTTCCCAGCAACGCACGGCTCCTCGCCCACCCGCACCCACCGGTTTTCCTGAGCGGCACAGACCTGGCCGCCGACCTCGAAAGTCTCGCGGAGCGCGGCATCCGTTCATTGTTCGTCGAAGGGGGTCCGACGCTGATCAGCGCGCTGACGGCCGCCGGCCTCGTTGACGAATATCTCCTCTACGTTGCCCCCACACTTCTGGGCGGCCCTCGCACGGCACTCGGCAATATCGGTGTCGGCTCGATCGACGAGATGCGCCGCCTGGAGATCGAGTCGGTCGAGACGCTGGGCGACGATCGGCTGATCGTCGCATTCCCGAAAGGAAACCACTGA